Genomic DNA from Opitutaceae bacterium:
CGAGGCCTGTCATCTGGTGGAGTCGGGAATCGCAGACATTCCAACCGTGGATCAATCCTTCAGAAACGACATTGGCTGGTGGGCGCTTCTGGCCGGCCCGTTTCGATGGATGGATCTCACCGGAATCCCCGCATACGCGGCTGTCATGGAGGGTCTTTTGCCGCAGTTGTGCAATGACCACGAAGTGCCGCAACTGATGAGACGCATGGTTGCCAGCGGGGCCATGGGGACGAGCACTGCCAGTGGTTTCTACAAGTATTCCAAGGCCGGCGCGAAGGACTGGAATCGACGGTGGATCGATTTCACCTACGAGATTCGGAAGCTGGCCGACAAGTTTGCCGAAGTTTGAAGCGTTGACGGAATGAATGAACGAATGTGCGCACTCTGCACATTTGTTTGATGAGGGGTCGCGCGAGGCAGCACAACCGCAAGAATGACGACACCGCAGGCCGCTCATGGCCTTTCACCTCAACCCCCAATGCTTTCGATTTTCACCCCAATGAAGAATTATCCGTTTCCAATCCGCGTTGCCGCAGACGCAACCGGGATTCTGCTGATCGGGATGATGGCATTCCTGCCCGCGATGCGAAGCCAGGCTCAAGCCGTTCCGGATTCGACCACGGAGAGGGACCAGGCTGGGCCGGTCGTATCCAAGGAGAACAGCGCCCCGTCAGCTCAGGATACAGTGGTGATGTCACCTTTCGAGGTCATTTCCAATGAGCGCGGATACTATTCGTCGACGACCATGTCGGGAACGCGTTTGAATTCGAAGGTGGAGGATCTGGCTGCGTCGATCACCGTCGTCACCAAGCAGCAGATGTCGGATTTTGCACTCCTGGACATCAATGACGTGTTTGCCTATGAGGCGGGAACGGAGGGATCCCTGACTTACACTGATATTGCCGCGAACGCTGACGGCGTTCCGATCGACAGCACCCAGTTGAGCCCGAACACCGCAAACCGGGTCAGGGGGATCAGTTCTGCAAACCTTTCGTTCGGCAACTTTCAGACCAGCGGACGCGTGCCAGTCGATCCCATCATCATCGAAGCGGTCGAGATCAACCGGGGACCCAACTCGAGCGTCTTTGGGCTGGGCAATGCCGGAGGTACGGTGAATCTCCAGCCTGTCTCGGCCAATCTTACGCAAGACAAGTCGGAAGCGAAGATCCGTGGCGACAGTTATGACGGGTGGCGCACGAGCCTCGATTTGAACCGCGTTCTCAGCAAAAACCGCCTGGCGGTTCGTGTCAGCGGCGTTTATCAGCGCGACGGCTTCGAAAGAAAGCCATCCGGCACCGACACCCGGCGCCTGAATGGGATGGTAAAGTTTCGACCGTTCGAAAACACGACGATCAGCGGGTTCTATTCAAACTATCACCTCACGGGAAATCGTCCGAACACCACGATGCCGCTCGACGGCATCTCCCTGTGGGAGTCGGCTGGCAGACCCACATGGGATCCCGTGACGGCCACTGTCCACATTGATGGAAAATCAGCGGGAACCTTTACACCAACGACCCTTCCCGCCTATTTCTCCACCAGTTCGTCTCTCAGGACCTATTCAACAGTGGCGGTTGATGGAAGCGGCCAGGTGTCGCAGTGGATGCCGATGCAGATGACGACAAGCACGACCGATCCGAACGCGAGCAAGCAGAACGTGTTCATCGTGATAACGTCGCCGAATCAATTGAGGCAGACGCAGCCGCTTTGGTCCAGCAATGCCCAGCTTGGCGACAAGTCGATCTACGATTGGTCATCCATCAACCTGGCCGCCGTGAACCAACTGCGGCAGGACACCAATACGGCCATGTTGAACATCCAGCAGATCATCCTGAATACACCCATGCAGTTGCTGGCGGCCGAGGGAGGCTTTTATCGGGAGGACAGTCAGAGTTACGCTCGCAACATCATTGGAGGCGCCGGTTCGTCCGGGCGCATCGGATACTTGAACATGGACGTCAACGAGCGCCTCCCAACCGGTCAGCCGAATCCATTTTTCCTGCGGCCCTACCTGGGAATAAGCCTGCCACAGGATATTGATGAACCACTTCGGCACGAAACCGCACGCGCGCAGCTGGCTTACCGTCTCGATTTCAGACGCGAAAAGAACCTGCTTCGCTGGCTGGGACTGCACCAGCTTTCAGTCTACGGCGAGTACCAGGACAGGATTAGGCGCAGCATTGGGTACCGTGACATCATCGCTGACGATCATTCATGGCTCCTGCCTGTTCCGCGGGCAACGGTCAATGCGGCACAGGGGGGTGGCACCGACGTCGCAAGAAACTACTTCAGGTACTATGTGGGCGACAAGGGGCCCCATGTGGATTATGCGCCCGGCCGGTTGAGCTATGGCACGTATCCCCATGTCTGGGGCAACGGTGTCACCGGCGTATTCAAGACGGAATCCGCATTGCTCGCGCAGGGAATATCAGCGGACAGAACAGCCGGGAGCAGCAATTCCCGTCAGGTCATCAAGACCCGAGGGGCCACTCTTCAAAGCTTCTTTTGGAATGATCGCATAGTGACGACAGTCGGGGTGCGACAGGACACGAATCACAACAAGGTTGGCATTACCCCAAAGTTTCTGGCTGACGGGACACTCGACTGGGATTCGTGGAATGCCTGGGGCCCTGCCGACTGGATCATCAAGAAAGGCACAACAAAAACCGTGGGAGTTGTGGCCAAGGTCCTTCCCTGGCTCAACCTGCACGCGAATTTTTCTGACAGCTTCGAGCCCAGCGCGACAGCCTACGACATCTTCCTGAATCCGCTGCCGGATCCAACCGGGCGCGGGCACGACTACGGAGTGACGCTGAAGCTCCTGGACGGAAGGCTTGTGATGCGTGTGATCAAGTACGAAACCAAACAGATCGATGCCAGGGCTGGGGCAACGGCGGCAGCCCGTACGCGAGCGATGGACTTCGATTTCGTGAGTTCATCCACCAATCGCAGCAACTGGCTCAATGCGAATGCGCTTCGCTGGATTACCGCGGCTGCTGCGGCGAACGGGCAGACGCTCACACCCGATCAGGCAACCGCCCAAGTCGCTGCATTGATGGGCTTTTCCGTGGAGGAGTACAATGCGCAGAAGGATGTCCCCAACAGCAGCATCTCTGAAACCGCGGACGTTCTGGCGAAAGGCAGGGAGGTTGAGATCAACTACAATCCCACCAACTACTTTACGGTCAAGTTGAACGCGGTGAAACTGGAGTCCATCAATCTGCACCTGTCGCCGGCGGTAACCGAATGGATCGAAAAACGCATGCCCATTTGGGAGAAGATCATCGACCCTGAAACCAAGACACCGTGGTACACCACCAGCTATCCCGGTGCGTCGGCCAGCGCACGCACGCCGTCGGCCTTCCTTTCGGGAACCGTGTTGACTCCTCTCGGCGTCGACAAGGCGCTGGAAGGCAAGAGCCGCCCCCAGGTTCGCAAGTACAAGGTGAACCTGGCCACAAGCTACCGTATGGCGGGCCTGACGGATCACAAGGTTCTCAAGCGCGTAACTGTTGGCGGTGCACTGCGCTGGGAGGATCGCGGCTCAATCGGTTTCTATGGAGTCGAAAGTCCGCCCACGATTGTGACTGACCTTGATCCGACCCGGCCGATCTGGGACAAGGCCCATCTCTACGCTGACGCCTTTGTTTCGTATCGTACCCGTTTGTTCGCCGACAAGGTCAGCACGACCTTTCAGTTGAATGTGCGAAATCTCCAGGAAAGTGGACGGCTGCAGGCCGTGGCAGCGTATCCGGATGGAACTCCCTGGGCGTTTCGGATAGTCGATCCACGTCAATTCATTCTTAGCGCGTCGTTTGAATTCTGACGATGCCAGCGCTTCCACCGATCTTCCAAGGCTGACGAACCGCGGATCTTGATTCTCCGGCCTAGGTGCTGTGAGACTTGTACAGTCCGCGGGTCGCACTTTTCCTGTGCGCCAGTGCCGGCCATCCCTTTCTGGTTTGGCAGGCGCGCGCAGCCAGTTTCCCCATGCTCCTTCTTCCAATTCGACTCAAGTCCGGATCTGTATTGATTGGCTGCCTCATCTGGTTCTTTGCGTGCAGATGTCCTGGCGCCGCTGAAAGTTTCGGGCCAGTTTTTCCCGTGCCCCAGGAGGTTGTGCCGGGAGTCGGTTCATTCAGGTTGGATGAGACCGTAACCCTGGCGGTTCCTGTCAACGCCAGGGCGCACGATCTGTTTCTGGCCCGGAGTCTCGCGGCGAATCTGGCGCAGTGGCGTGGAATCGCTGTGCGTACAGTAGTGACCGATCAATTGCCGGACAGCCGTGTCATTGTGATGGGTGGTCGGGAGAATCCATTGGTGAAACAGGCCGAGGATCGGTTCGGACTGATGAAGGGATCGCGTCCGCCGGGCGAAGGATACATCCTGGCGGTTCTTCCTGAAGCAATAGTGGTCGATGGCACGGATGACGCGGGCGCCTTCCACGGACTTCAGTCCCTGCGGCAGTTGCTGAACCATGCGGAGCCCAGCCTTGAACTGCCGGCGATCAGGATCCGGGATTGGCCATACAAGCCGATACGAGGAGTGAAGTTGTACCTGCCTGGGAGAGAAAACATCGCCTTCTTCAAGCGTTTCGTGGCCGATTTCATGGCTCTCTACAAATTCAATTATCTGTTTGTCGAATTCAATGGCGCGATGCGATCCGACACGCATCCAGAGGTGAACGCCGGCTGGCTGGACCTCTCCAGGGACCTTGCATTCAGTCGGAGGGATCGCCCAACGGGAGCACGTGGCGAGTATCAGGACTCGCCAAATCAGGATGTGGCGGATGGAGGGATTGTGGAAAAGGAGGAGGTTGCGGACCTGGTCGCCTGGGCAAGGCTCCACCATGTCAATTTTGTGCCGGAAGTTCCCTCGCTGTCCCACTCGTACTATCTCCTCACGCGCCACCGGGAACTGGCGGACCTCGCACAGGCGAACTGGGAGTGGCCGGATGCCTACGATCCGGACAATCCGGCGACCTACCGCCTCTATTTCGACATTCTTGATGAGATCATCGAGGCAACAGGACCCTCCATGGTCCATATTGGTCACGATGAATGGCGTGTCCCGCTTGGAAATACCGATGCGGATGACGCCGCCGCGCGCCGCACCCAGTACATCGCCGACTTGAACCGGATCCACAGGCATCTGTCGGACAGGAAGATCAGGACCGCGATCTACGGCGATCACCTGCTTGAGTCGGTGCGGGGTGACGAGTTTTCCGAGCAAAAAACCAAGGACGGCGAGCACTATCGCTGGCCCGGCGGGCTAACCCGCCGCCAGGTCGAAACCGAGATTCCAAAGGATATCCTTGTATTCAACTGGTTCTGGAGGGACGGCCGCGAAGGTCAGGGCGAATTCAACGACATCGCGGTTGAAGACCTGGGATTCGAGCAGGTCCTGGGAAATTTTGAGCCCTACATCATCAACTATGAGCGCCGCAGTGCGCGACGGAGCATCAAGGGAGGAGTACCGTCTTCGTGGGCTGCGACGAATGAATTCAATTTTGCGAAGGATCTTCTCTACGACTTCATCGGGTGCGCCAATCTCACATGGTCGACGCACTGGCTGCCGGAATCGAGGCTGGCAGACATCGTCCAACATGAATTGCCGATCGTGCGGCGTTATCTCAGCGGAGGCCCGCTGCCGAGCGAGTGCGGCGATGCTGTCCATCCCCTGGCGGTCGCACGGTCTGCTGCTTTTCCGAAGGAGGAAATGCGAGCGGGTTTGAATCCGAACCTTTTCCGAGAAGGAACAGTCATCTCCGGCAACCTGGCATTCGACATTCCGGACATGGACGGCGCCGAAGGCGGTTTTGCGGCAGCGGTGGGTGTTTCAGGCTCCAAGCCGATTGAAATGCCCTCGGTCTCCAATCCAATTCCGATCGGAGCTGATGCCAGCAGCCTGATTTTTTTGCACGCACTCGCCCGGCCGTCGACAAACATGTTTGCGTACAAGTACGTCTACAACCAAGAGGACTCCTCGGACCTGATGGGGTACTACGAGGTTGTCTATGAGGACGGCTTCGTTGCAACAGTCCCCATTCGCTACGGTTACAACATACTGGAGTGGTCATCGGGACTGCGTGCGACACCGCGCAATCAATGCTATGGAGCCCGGGCGGTCGAGTTGGGGAAGTCTCCAGAGAAGCGCGTTACCTTCTTCGCCCTGGAATGGCCCAATCCCCGGCTGGGCAGAAAAATAAGGGAAGTGCGTCTGCACGGAACCAGGAATTTCCGCAGTGCGGCGAAGAGCGGACCGGAGATGTCCGCCAACGTGATTTTCCTGAGCGCCGTCAGCATCGTGAAACCGCGCGGTTTTCCGGAGCCGGTTTCCGCCCGGTCAGCGGAAAAGCCTGAATAGGCGGCCCACTTTGACATGAGATTCGTCCACCTTGCCCTGAGTGTAGCAATATGCGGCACGCTTGTGGGTCAGCCGGCGCGCGAGGCGGCGGCTTCTCGCTTCAATTTCGTGGCGATGGGATGCGTTCCCTATGGTCGCGTTGAAAACAGCAGAAGCAGTTTCCTGCGTTTGCTGCGGGAGGTTGATCGGATCCAGCCTGCGTTTGCCGTGCATCTGGGGGACATTCTTGGTGGCAACGAAAAGCCGGCGGATGAGGTGCTGCGACAGCGCCGCGATGACTTCGACAGTGTAAACGGAGCCTTGATCTACACGCCGGGCGACAACGAGTGGACGGATTCGCACAGTCCGGGGCAGGGGAGTTTTGAACCGTTGGAGAGATTGGAAAAACTTCGAAACCTGTTTTTCACGGAGGATTCGAGCCGTGGGCGGAATCCCCTGCGGCTGGATACGCAGCGTCACGATCCTCGATTTTCCAAGTATGCCGAGAACGCCAGGTGGACGGTTTCAGGCGTGGTCTTCGCAACGGTGCATGTCGTTGGAAGCTCCAACAATGTTCGTCCATCCGTGCCGAGCGCGATGGAGGAGTGGCAGGACAGAGACCTGGCGGACGAGGCGTGGATCGAACAGACATTTGATGTCGCCTCGAAGAAAGGTGCTCCGGGCATCGTCCTCTTTTTTCACGCGGATCCCTTTGCGGCTGATCGTGGGCAGGCCGGCGTCAAGCGCAGCTACGAGCGCTTCCTGAAAACCGTGGAGCGGGGGGCGCGGGATTTCGCCCGTCCCGTGCTCCTCGTTCACGCGGATGAACACCGGTACCGGCTCGACGTGGGCATGCGGTTTGAATTGTCAGCCACGCCGCTCCAGAACGTCACGCGTTTGGAGACATTCGGCGACTCCAACATCCATGCGGTTCTGGTGACTGTGGATCCTGGATCTCCCCAGGTCTTCCTGGCTGGGCCGCTGATTGTTCCGGGGAATCCGGTGCCTCGCCTGCCCAAATAGCGACTGCCAGGCAGGCTTCACGGGCAGCCAACCCTCAGGGGGTTGCCGCCTTTTCCGGATTTGGTTCAAGCACTATGTTGGTGCCGCGCGTAAGATGGCGTCGCAGGGCATCAACGGCTTCGTCAATTTTGCCGACTTTCAAGGCAGCGACTATCGCGCGATGTTCCTGCTCGGTCTGTTCGTAGTCTTCGATGTATTCCTTCGACTGTCCTACGCGAATTTGGAACAGAGGGATGTGGCAGTGTTCATACGCGCGGAGAAGCCGGCGGTTTCCTGATGCCGCGACCAAGAGATCGTGAAAGCGACGGTCAGCCTCCCATGCACCTGTATGGTAACCCTTCCTGACCATGTACGCGAAGTCGTCGCAGGTGGTTTCCATTTCCGCGATCTCCTCAGAGGAAATCCGCTCCCGGGCCAGTCGTATTGCCGCGACCTCCAGGATTTCGCGGACTTCGCGTATCTCAATGACATCCTTGGGTTCCATGCCGGCGGCAAAGAACCCGCCTTTTTCGCCCCTTTCGACCAAGCCCTCCCCGTGAAGTCTCGTAAGGGCTTCACGTACGGCGAGGCGTCCGACAGTGAGTTTGCCGGCCCATTCTTCTTCCTTGAGCCGATCCTCTGGTCGAATTTCCAGGATCAGTATTCGGCGGCGAATCTCGGAGTACGCTTTATCCGACTGAAGCTGTGATGCCATACTGTTGCCAAATGCTTATCTTTTTTGTCTGCATAAGTGATGCAGGGGATGTCGGGCTTTGCGAGGTCATTTTTGGCTCTCCGTTCAAGTCACAGCTTTCTAACTAACAAAAATGAGGAAAAAATGTTGACGAAAATAGCGCTAAAATGTTGTCATGTGTTTGCCCTTCTTCCCCATGGTTGGCCTTTCGCCGCAAACGCTAGGTTTGGCTCGCCGAAATGTCGGATGTTTCCCGATGGACGCATCAGATGGTTCGGCGGGTAGAGTTCGTCAGATTGCCAGGTTGCTGATGCAGGTAGGACCGCTGACTGTGGCTGACATAGCCGCGCGTTTCAGAATCTCCTACGCGACTGCCAGGCGGGATGGAATTCAGTTGGCCCATTCGGGTCAGGTGGTGCGGAAGCACGGCAGGCTCTTACCGGCGGTCAGTGTGGCTGGTGAGCAATCGTTTCAAGCACGCAGCACCTCACAGACTGGAGCCAAGTCTCAAATTGCACAGAGGGCGGTTCAGCTCTTGCCTGAGACCGGCACCATCTTCGTGGATGCTGGAACAACCTGTCTTGAGGTTGGACGCCTCTTGTTGCACCGCCCGGGACTTCGGGTCGCAACCAATTCAATTCCATTGATGGAGTTGGCGGTGGACGCCCGGGCGAGCATCATTGCAATTGGAGGAGAAGTTCGCAAGACCTCGCTCGCTCTGACCGGCGCCCTGATGCAGCCTTGGATGACTGGGCTTCACTTTGATGCGGCGATCATAGGCACCGCCGGCGTCGAACTTTCCACAGGTGCCTACACCAGCGAGATGAACGAAGCGGCCATCAAGTCGGAGGCCTTGCGGCGATCGAATCTGCGGGTGCTGGTGGCGGATTCAGAAAAGTGGAATCGTCCCAGTGCGGTTCACTTTGCCCCTTGGAGCGCATTCTCGGCCTTTGTAACCAACTTCGAGATGGTGCCGGACGCCCGAAGGTTGCTCGCAGGCGAGAGTGTGAGCGTCCACCGTTGTTGGTGAGAAGCCAGAATTTTCCAAGCCTTGAGCCGCCCCGTGGCAAAGACCGATGTCTTCGAAGCCGCGACTCCAAGATCACGGGGACGACTCAGTGGCTTGTCTGCACCGCGGGTTCCTCGTTGCGGCTGCCGCCGGTGCCGAGGCTTGAGACGAATTCGACTAGGTCGCGGAGTTCTCCGCGCTTGAGGATGAGGCCAAATATCTCCGGCATGCTCGACGGCGCAGTTTCGCGCTTCACAATATTGTTCTTCTTGATCACGACAAGATCCTCATCGGTCGCAGTCCGCAGGGTGTAGGTCCTGTCATCCTCGGAGGCGATGCTGCCCACCTTCACGCTGCCGTCCTTGAGCGTGAAGGCCACGGAATCGAAACCCGCGGCGATGGAGGCGTTCGGTGCAACGATGGATTCCAGGATGTACGCCCGCGACTTGTCGCGCCCGATGGTGTCGAGGGCCGGGCCGGCTTCGC
This window encodes:
- a CDS encoding TonB-dependent receptor plug domain-containing protein — encoded protein: MKNYPFPIRVAADATGILLIGMMAFLPAMRSQAQAVPDSTTERDQAGPVVSKENSAPSAQDTVVMSPFEVISNERGYYSSTTMSGTRLNSKVEDLAASITVVTKQQMSDFALLDINDVFAYEAGTEGSLTYTDIAANADGVPIDSTQLSPNTANRVRGISSANLSFGNFQTSGRVPVDPIIIEAVEINRGPNSSVFGLGNAGGTVNLQPVSANLTQDKSEAKIRGDSYDGWRTSLDLNRVLSKNRLAVRVSGVYQRDGFERKPSGTDTRRLNGMVKFRPFENTTISGFYSNYHLTGNRPNTTMPLDGISLWESAGRPTWDPVTATVHIDGKSAGTFTPTTLPAYFSTSSSLRTYSTVAVDGSGQVSQWMPMQMTTSTTDPNASKQNVFIVITSPNQLRQTQPLWSSNAQLGDKSIYDWSSINLAAVNQLRQDTNTAMLNIQQIILNTPMQLLAAEGGFYREDSQSYARNIIGGAGSSGRIGYLNMDVNERLPTGQPNPFFLRPYLGISLPQDIDEPLRHETARAQLAYRLDFRREKNLLRWLGLHQLSVYGEYQDRIRRSIGYRDIIADDHSWLLPVPRATVNAAQGGGTDVARNYFRYYVGDKGPHVDYAPGRLSYGTYPHVWGNGVTGVFKTESALLAQGISADRTAGSSNSRQVIKTRGATLQSFFWNDRIVTTVGVRQDTNHNKVGITPKFLADGTLDWDSWNAWGPADWIIKKGTTKTVGVVAKVLPWLNLHANFSDSFEPSATAYDIFLNPLPDPTGRGHDYGVTLKLLDGRLVMRVIKYETKQIDARAGATAAARTRAMDFDFVSSSTNRSNWLNANALRWITAAAAANGQTLTPDQATAQVAALMGFSVEEYNAQKDVPNSSISETADVLAKGREVEINYNPTNYFTVKLNAVKLESINLHLSPAVTEWIEKRMPIWEKIIDPETKTPWYTTSYPGASASARTPSAFLSGTVLTPLGVDKALEGKSRPQVRKYKVNLATSYRMAGLTDHKVLKRVTVGGALRWEDRGSIGFYGVESPPTIVTDLDPTRPIWDKAHLYADAFVSYRTRLFADKVSTTFQLNVRNLQESGRLQAVAAYPDGTPWAFRIVDPRQFILSASFEF
- a CDS encoding family 20 glycosylhydrolase, coding for MLLLPIRLKSGSVLIGCLIWFFACRCPGAAESFGPVFPVPQEVVPGVGSFRLDETVTLAVPVNARAHDLFLARSLAANLAQWRGIAVRTVVTDQLPDSRVIVMGGRENPLVKQAEDRFGLMKGSRPPGEGYILAVLPEAIVVDGTDDAGAFHGLQSLRQLLNHAEPSLELPAIRIRDWPYKPIRGVKLYLPGRENIAFFKRFVADFMALYKFNYLFVEFNGAMRSDTHPEVNAGWLDLSRDLAFSRRDRPTGARGEYQDSPNQDVADGGIVEKEEVADLVAWARLHHVNFVPEVPSLSHSYYLLTRHRELADLAQANWEWPDAYDPDNPATYRLYFDILDEIIEATGPSMVHIGHDEWRVPLGNTDADDAAARRTQYIADLNRIHRHLSDRKIRTAIYGDHLLESVRGDEFSEQKTKDGEHYRWPGGLTRRQVETEIPKDILVFNWFWRDGREGQGEFNDIAVEDLGFEQVLGNFEPYIINYERRSARRSIKGGVPSSWAATNEFNFAKDLLYDFIGCANLTWSTHWLPESRLADIVQHELPIVRRYLSGGPLPSECGDAVHPLAVARSAAFPKEEMRAGLNPNLFREGTVISGNLAFDIPDMDGAEGGFAAAVGVSGSKPIEMPSVSNPIPIGADASSLIFLHALARPSTNMFAYKYVYNQEDSSDLMGYYEVVYEDGFVATVPIRYGYNILEWSSGLRATPRNQCYGARAVELGKSPEKRVTFFALEWPNPRLGRKIREVRLHGTRNFRSAAKSGPEMSANVIFLSAVSIVKPRGFPEPVSARSAEKPE
- a CDS encoding GntR family transcriptional regulator; this translates as MASQLQSDKAYSEIRRRILILEIRPEDRLKEEEWAGKLTVGRLAVREALTRLHGEGLVERGEKGGFFAAGMEPKDVIEIREVREILEVAAIRLARERISSEEIAEMETTCDDFAYMVRKGYHTGAWEADRRFHDLLVAASGNRRLLRAYEHCHIPLFQIRVGQSKEYIEDYEQTEQEHRAIVAALKVGKIDEAVDALRRHLTRGTNIVLEPNPEKAATP
- a CDS encoding DeoR/GlpR transcriptional regulator; translation: MDASDGSAGRVRQIARLLMQVGPLTVADIAARFRISYATARRDGIQLAHSGQVVRKHGRLLPAVSVAGEQSFQARSTSQTGAKSQIAQRAVQLLPETGTIFVDAGTTCLEVGRLLLHRPGLRVATNSIPLMELAVDARASIIAIGGEVRKTSLALTGALMQPWMTGLHFDAAIIGTAGVELSTGAYTSEMNEAAIKSEALRRSNLRVLVADSEKWNRPSAVHFAPWSAFSAFVTNFEMVPDARRLLAGESVSVHRCW